From the genome of Grus americana isolate bGruAme1 chromosome 9, bGruAme1.mat, whole genome shotgun sequence, one region includes:
- the TRIM42 gene encoding tripartite motif-containing protein 42, with amino-acid sequence MDENGHPCLIWPCCSNCCYMTCHSKKEECCLCWRFLFTSEQNCSCFPCPYKEDKPCQCCHCSCAEHANCWWCCCSCSNDPDCKFCCCGGENSACQYYESTCCRSSVDEPHRSRTPGTVQLKDVMSRFRTRNNTSDITLERKVSSHAFRDQLACPLCKQLFLQPFMLPCNHCICEKCISKSKTKAEVTEDFYIIVCPVCGKAHCLPYTNKIQLRKNYLRAKLAKKYMRKHGFLRWRFDHSERPVYCETCRERRRVATKRCRTCGINYCNECLHLNHSKNGAQDHIFTKPHQEDHEQWRCLLHSNSNLSEYCLDDHELICGSCKNSLHNNHETIPLAVACSREAASLFDTIAKFRKVRQVVDNDLMEVILFKNDFKTYKDTKRKEIRNGFLKLRMVLHEQEKEMMELLENIELKKQKEISEYINYTSSQLSYMDGLIQYSKEALKEESQVVFLQSAHCLVKEIENAVPSIFQPSPRLKEDPLRKLQLNFDELFSVLQGLVPSLSRIKQSESKADKYPYSFNPEIMVPRHVSNTHKSKQATLFRSPSLNSVFDLGVLSKDTVRRPSSTPSHRPTESNEVCAYWDTACETPRKERKYQIINFSSPEPIDNESAPVPGPVVIYQTVVYSRSAKIYWTCPTEDVDFFEVEFYEVAGIGPDNIVQAQLAGQLSKIQQQNLEIHNLDPNTKYLFKVRAVNASGRGEWSEICKIITSHEYGKTEDRWEKQKSIQGALHTPNR; translated from the exons ATGGATGAAAATGGGCATCCCTGTTTGATCTGGCCATGCTGCTCAAACTGCTGTTACATGACTTGCcacagcaaaaaggaagaatgCTGCTTGTGTTGGCGTTTCTTATTTACCAGTGAGCAAAACTGCAGCTGTTTCCCATGTCCGTACAAAGAAGACAAACCTTGCCAGTGCTGCCACTGCTCATGTGCAGAACATGCAAAttgctggtggtgctgctgctcttgttCAAATGACCCAGACTGCAAATTCTGCTGCTGCGGTGGAGAGAATTCAGCATGTCAGTATTATGAAAGCACGTGCTGCAGAAGCTCTGTCGATGAACCACATCGCTCAAGAACACCAGGAACTGTTCA GTTAAAAGATGTCATGTCAAGATTTAGAACTAGGAATAATACATCTGACATTACACTGGAAAGGAAAGTCTCCAGCCACGCTTTCCGTGACCAGCTTGCCTGTCCACTGTGTAAGCAATTGTTTCTCCAACCATTTATGCTGCCGTGCAATCACTGCATTTGTGAGAAGTGTATAAGTAAAAGCAAGACCAAAGCTGAAGTAACTGAAGACTTTTATATCATCGTATGCCCAGTGTGTGGCAAAGCGCATTGTCTCCCctatacaaataaaattcagcTGCGGAAGAATTACCTCAGAGCAAAACTAGCCAAGAAATACATGCGCAAACATGGCTTTCTGAGGTGGAGATTTGACCATAGTGAAAGACCAGTCTATTGTGAAACttgcagggagagaagaagagTGGCAACCAAAAGATGTAGAACATGTGGAATTAATTATTGTAATGAATGCCTGCATTTAAATCATAGCAAGAATGGTGCTCAGGACCACATTTTCACCAAACCACACCAAGAAGATCATGAACAGTGGCGCTGCTTACTGCACAGCAACTCAAACCTCTCTGAATACTGTCTGGATGATCACGAACTGATCTGTGGGTCCTGCAAGAACTCACTGCACAATAATCATGAGACTATTCCCTTGGCAGTCGCGTGTTCAAGAGAAGCTGCTTCCCTCTTTGATACAATTGCAAAATTTAGAAAAG TACGCCAAGTAGTTGATAATGATCTAATGGAAGTTATcctatttaaaaatgatttCAAGACCTATAAGGACACCAAAAGGAAGGAGATCAGAAATGGATTCTTAAAATTACGTATGGTTCTTCATGAACAAGAAAAGGAGATGATGGAGTTGCTTGAAAACATTGAacttaaaaaacagaaagaaatttcagaataCATAAACTATACATCCAGTCAGCTATCATATATGGATGGCCTTATTCAATATTCTAAAGAGGCTCTTAAGGAGGAAAGCCAAGTTGTGTTTCTGCAATCTGCACACTGCTTagtgaaagaaattgaaaatgcagTTCCTTCCATTTTCCAACCTAGTCCACGTTTAAAAGAAGATCCCTTAAGAAAACTTCAACTCAACTTTGATgaacttttctctgttttacagGGACTTGTCCCATCTCTTAGCAGAATAAAGCAGTCAGAAAGTAAAGCTGACAAATATCCCTATTCTTTTAACCCAGAGATAATGGTTCCAAGGCATGTTTCAAATACTCACAAATCCAAGCAAGCAACATTGTTCCGAAGCCCATCTTTAAATTCCGTGTTTGATTTAGGTGTGCTGTCTAAAGACACTGTCAGAAGACCAAGCTCTACACCTTCCCATCGTCCTACAGAGAGTAATGAAGTGTGTGCATACTGGGATACAGCTTGTGAAactccaagaaaagaaagaaagtatCAGATCATTAACTTTTCAAGTCCAGAGCCTATAGACAATGAATCAGCCCCAGTCCCAGGACCTGTTGTTATATACCAGACTGTTGTTTACTCAAGGTCTGCCAAA ATTTACTGGACTTGTCCCACAGAAGATGTGGATTTCTTTGAGGTAGAGTTTTATGAAGTTGCTGGTATTGGTCCTGATAACATTGTCCAGGCACAACTAGCTGGCCAGCTAagcaaaatacagcagcagaacCTTGAGATACATAATCTGGATCCAAatacaaaatatctttttaaagttCGTGCTGTCAATGCAAGTGGTCGAGGAGAATGGAGCGAGATCTGTAAG ATAATCACTTCACATGAATATGGGAAAACTGAAGACAGgtgggagaagcagaagagtATTCAGGGTGCTTTGCATACACCAAATAGATAG